From Triticum aestivum cultivar Chinese Spring chromosome 4A, IWGSC CS RefSeq v2.1, whole genome shotgun sequence, a single genomic window includes:
- the LOC123085540 gene encoding probable RNA-binding protein ARP1 isoform X1, translated as MTMLGQAQAQPAAAFGDTTLTKVFVGGLAWETHKDTLREHFERFGDILEAVIISDKLTGRSKGYGFVTFKEADAAKKACEDGTPVINGRRANCNLASLGAKPRPQPPHLLRPSPPTTPAPHHMPALPSPHHQPAPAIAVGSRGVSPVPWYYHPSTTPPPPPQAAHYGHGAHQQYHGVLPFYPATANYGYSPNYVTDLSYNAQKLGQAAAAAPGAGGSYMQPQGHFSYPAAAAQGGMLAPNGMMPVYPYYHYHHYHHGSQGLGVPAARFFPPVSAAVPTVPAIISKPTVMVPPKVEQVAGCS; from the exons ATGACGATGCTGGGGCAGGCCCAGGCGCAgccggcggcggcgttcggcgacACCACGCTGACCAAGGTGTTCGTGGGCGGGCTGGCGTGGGAGACGCACAAGGACACCCTCCGCGAGCACTTCGAGCGCTTCGGCGACATCCTCGAGGCCGTCATCATCTCCGACAAGCTCACCGGCCGCTCCAAGGGCTACGGCTTC GTGACGTTCAAGGAGGCGGACGCGGCCAAGAAGGCGTGCGAGGACGGCACCCCGGTCATCAACGGCCGCCGCGCCAACTGCAACCTGGCCTCCCTCGGCGCCAAGCCGCGGCCCCagccgccgcacctcctccgccccTCGCCGCCGACCACCCCGGCGCCGCACCACATGCCCGCGCTCCCGTCCCCTCACCACCAGCCCGCGCCAG CCATCGCGGTGGGGTCCAGGGGCGTGTCGCCGGTGCCGTGGTACTACCACCCttccacgacgccgccgccgccgccgcaggccgCGCACTACGGCCACGGCGCTCACCAGCAGTACCACGGCGTCCTCCCGTTCTACCCCGCCACCGCCAACTACGG CTACTCCCCAAACTACGTCACTGACCTGAGCTACAACGCG CAGAAGCTGGGccaagcggcggcagcggcgccagGCGCGGGCGGGTCCTACATGCAGCCGCAGGGGCACTTCTCgtacccggcggcggcggcgcagggaggCATGCTCGCGCCCAACGGCATGATGCCCGTGTACCCCTACTACCACTATCATCACTACCACCACGGCTCGCAGGGGCTGGGCGTCCCGGCCGCGCGCTTCTTCCCGCCGGTCTCCGCCGCCGTGCCCACCGTGCCCGCCATCATCTCCAAGCCCACCGTCATGGTGCCTCCCAAAG TGGAGCAGGTGGCTGGGTGCAGCTGA
- the LOC123085540 gene encoding probable RNA-binding protein ARP1 isoform X2: MTMLGQAQAQPAAAFGDTTLTKVFVGGLAWETHKDTLREHFERFGDILEAVIISDKLTGRSKGYGFVTFKEADAAKKACEDGTPVINGRRANCNLASLGAKPRPQPPHLLRPSPPTTPAPHHMPALPSPHHQPAPAIAVGSRGVSPVPWYYHPSTTPPPPPQAAHYGHGAHQQYHGVLPFYPATANYGYSPNYVTDLSYNAKLGQAAAAAPGAGGSYMQPQGHFSYPAAAAQGGMLAPNGMMPVYPYYHYHHYHHGSQGLGVPAARFFPPVSAAVPTVPAIISKPTVMVPPKVEQVAGCS; the protein is encoded by the exons ATGACGATGCTGGGGCAGGCCCAGGCGCAgccggcggcggcgttcggcgacACCACGCTGACCAAGGTGTTCGTGGGCGGGCTGGCGTGGGAGACGCACAAGGACACCCTCCGCGAGCACTTCGAGCGCTTCGGCGACATCCTCGAGGCCGTCATCATCTCCGACAAGCTCACCGGCCGCTCCAAGGGCTACGGCTTC GTGACGTTCAAGGAGGCGGACGCGGCCAAGAAGGCGTGCGAGGACGGCACCCCGGTCATCAACGGCCGCCGCGCCAACTGCAACCTGGCCTCCCTCGGCGCCAAGCCGCGGCCCCagccgccgcacctcctccgccccTCGCCGCCGACCACCCCGGCGCCGCACCACATGCCCGCGCTCCCGTCCCCTCACCACCAGCCCGCGCCAG CCATCGCGGTGGGGTCCAGGGGCGTGTCGCCGGTGCCGTGGTACTACCACCCttccacgacgccgccgccgccgccgcaggccgCGCACTACGGCCACGGCGCTCACCAGCAGTACCACGGCGTCCTCCCGTTCTACCCCGCCACCGCCAACTACGG CTACTCCCCAAACTACGTCACTGACCTGAGCTACAACGCG AAGCTGGGccaagcggcggcagcggcgccagGCGCGGGCGGGTCCTACATGCAGCCGCAGGGGCACTTCTCgtacccggcggcggcggcgcagggaggCATGCTCGCGCCCAACGGCATGATGCCCGTGTACCCCTACTACCACTATCATCACTACCACCACGGCTCGCAGGGGCTGGGCGTCCCGGCCGCGCGCTTCTTCCCGCCGGTCTCCGCCGCCGTGCCCACCGTGCCCGCCATCATCTCCAAGCCCACCGTCATGGTGCCTCCCAAAG TGGAGCAGGTGGCTGGGTGCAGCTGA